AGATATTCCAATGCACATGCCACATCTATCATTAGGCTCAACCTATGCTTGATGTCTAAGAAGTAGTTGTGTGAATACAACCACTTATCGAGGCTCCCATTAGGCATGTACTCAAGTACCAAAGCTttaaattcaagattggaacAACTAGTGATGACTTTGGTGAGATTCCTATGGCGAAGGTTGCGCAAAAGTTGGCATTCTGTATCAAAACTCCTAAATGCTGCTTGCAATTGCAGATTGAACACTTTAGCAGCAATAAGAGTCCCATCTCTAAGGATGCCTTTGTAAACAGAGCCAAAACTCCCAGAACCAATCAAATTGCTCTCACTGAGTGAATCGGTTGCTTGGAGCAATTCATAGTATGAAATTCTTCCTCTTGTTGAGACGACATAAGATGAATCAGATGTTTGCCGAGGATCATTTCTTTTACCTCTTATAAACCTTATCCATAAAAGCACAAAAGTGATAGGAACTAATACAACAAGTGCAATTCCAGCCAGTAGAAATATAACAAGTACTTTTCTCCTTTTGGATCTATGCTTTGAAGTACTATTGTGACATGACAGAACATGAAATCTTGGAAAACCACACAATGCTTCATTGGAGATAAAAGATTGACCGGAGAGGTTATTGAAAGGACCGCAGGAGGGGATTTCACTAACCAACTTATTGAAAGAAACATTGAAATACTTGAGATCTAGAAGCTTGTCCAAAAACTTTGGCATTGATCCTGAAACATTGTTATGAACAGGGTCCGGAAATTCCAAAGCCGACATGCTGCTCATTGAGCCAGGTATTGATCCTTGCAATTTGTTGTCTCTCAAAGAAATTCCCTAAACAATTACTAGATCCCAAAAGTTGATTTTGCGTGCCACCAAGTTTTTTCAGGGAATTCCGTTTGAGAGTGTATTCGTTGATAGATCCAAATATATTGCAGCATTTAGGTTTCCATTTTCTGGAGGTAAAGAGCCACCCAAGTTGTTTGACTAATAATTTAAATTTCCCTACCCCTTTGACTATGTACCTGCAAGCATATTTTTACTAAGAAATAGAATCTGCAATTTGGTCAAGTTGCCAACCTCCCCTGGCAAGGGTCCAAAAAGATTTTTGTCACCCAATACCAAATGAGTTTGAAACAATTGGAGAGAGATATTGACTATGGAAATTGGGATACGGCCGAACCTATGTTTAAATCCGGTTTTTCCCACGCAATTACACTAAACTCCCCAAATTATCAAGAATTTCGATTTCTTGTGGAATTGTCcctgcaatatatatatatatatatatatatatatatatatttgtgtgtgtgtgtgtgtgtgtgtgtgtgtgtgtgtgtgtggaaaattTTCAGGAAGTTGTTAGCTTCTAGCTAGCATTCAACAacaaaccttttaaaaaaaaaagaaccttcGAATTGGTTATGTCCGAGATACAAACCCTATAGGTTACTTAAACATCCAATTTCACTATATATGGGCCCATCAAGCACGTTTGTTGTTAAAGACAAGAGTTGAAGTTTCGAGCAATTTGGTAAGCTTAGAGGCATATGACCATTTAGCTCGTTGACACCTAAATAAAGCTCTTTGAGCATTGGAAGACAATCACAAATATCAGCAAGAAGATTACTTGATAAGGTATTATCTGAAAATGCAATGGTTTCAATTCCAGAAATGTTAAAGATCGAGAATGGTATAGAACCTGTAAGTTTATTAGATTCTATTGCCAAAATTTCTAGGTTTTGAAG
This portion of the Lycium ferocissimum isolate CSIRO_LF1 chromosome 1, AGI_CSIRO_Lferr_CH_V1, whole genome shotgun sequence genome encodes:
- the LOC132031242 gene encoding probable LRR receptor-like serine/threonine-protein kinase At3g47570; its protein translation is MSSMSALEFPDPVHNNVSGSMPKFLDKLLDLKYFNVSFNKLVSEIPSCGPFNNLSGQSFISNEALCGFPRFHVLSCHNSTSKHRSKRRKVLVIFLLAGIALVVLVPITFVLLWIRFIRGKRNDPRQTSDSSYVVSTRGRISYYELLQATDSLSESNLIGSGSFGSVYKGILRDGTLIAAKVFNLQLQAAFRSFDTECQLLRNLRHRNLTKVITSCSNLEFKALVLEYMPNGSLDKWLYSHNYFLDIKHRLSLMIDSIMIDVACALEYLHHGCSLPVIHCDLKPSNVLLDEDMVAHLSDFGISKLLSEDESVSYTKTLATLGYIASEYGLEGLVSIKCDVYSYGIMLMETFTRTKPSDEMFHGDHSLKQLVSTSLPHAVMEVVDANLITPRDNQLMKK